Proteins found in one Corynebacterium canis genomic segment:
- a CDS encoding L-threonylcarbamoyladenylate synthase, with the protein MSRIYDCADEETRELGLRAAVNAVKGGRLVVLPTDTLYGLGCDAFDNDAVAKLLLTKHRGPDMPVPVLVGSWDTIQGLVREYTPHAKALVEAFWPGGLSIVVPQAPSLPWNLGDTRGTVMLRMPLHPVAIELLRETGPMAVSSANISGQPPATTVTDAKAQLGAGAAAYLDGGECPVGKASTIVDLSGPNPKLLREGAIPAERIAEVLGIDVDVLR; encoded by the coding sequence CCGATGAGGAGACCCGCGAGCTCGGGTTACGGGCGGCGGTCAACGCGGTCAAAGGCGGCCGCCTCGTGGTGCTCCCCACGGACACGCTATACGGCCTGGGGTGCGATGCCTTTGATAACGACGCCGTGGCCAAGCTCCTGCTGACCAAACACCGCGGCCCCGATATGCCGGTACCCGTGCTGGTGGGCAGCTGGGACACCATCCAGGGCCTGGTGCGGGAATACACGCCCCACGCCAAGGCGCTGGTGGAGGCGTTTTGGCCGGGTGGGCTTTCCATCGTGGTGCCGCAGGCCCCCAGCCTGCCGTGGAACCTCGGTGATACGCGCGGGACGGTGATGCTGCGCATGCCGCTGCACCCCGTGGCCATCGAATTGCTGCGGGAAACCGGTCCCATGGCGGTGTCCAGCGCCAATATCTCTGGCCAACCGCCAGCGACCACCGTGACGGACGCCAAGGCGCAGCTCGGTGCCGGGGCCGCCGCCTATCTCGACGGCGGGGAGTGCCCGGTGGGGAAGGCTTCCACGATCGTGGACCTTTCCGGGCCGAACCCGAAGCTGCTGCGGGAGGGGGCCATCCCGGCGGAACGCATCGCCGAGGTGTTGGGCATCGACGTGGACGTGTTGCGCTGA
- a CDS encoding MraY family glycosyltransferase encodes MGVAGVPLRELGLVLLAAATITYLATGLIRHWVMRSGQMAEIRDRDVHTQPKPRLGGAAMFLGFTCAVWLAHQLPALTRGFKPITPEMDAVMWGAVVIVIVGVIDDLIEIDALTKLIGQVLGAVIMSMVGLSWTLLYVPFGDGTTVVLDQVQGSIVTSVFTVMLINAMNFVDGLDGLAAGLGMIAGLAILVFSLTVLHDQGGTVSAYPPAIIAAALVGMCLGFLPHNFEPSRIFMGDSGSMLIGLLLAAASTSASGKINMSLYGTADFIAVMSPFIVVAAAIFVPVLDLVMAVVRRVSKGRSPFSADKMHLHHRLLELGHTHRRVVLVLYTWVSVVAFGAVSFTVFPSGFAFIGVGMGLLIAAALTVRPALDARRRNAAVAHRKHAAHAR; translated from the coding sequence ATGGGTGTCGCGGGCGTGCCATTGCGGGAGCTGGGCCTTGTGCTGCTCGCCGCCGCCACGATCACCTATCTGGCCACCGGGCTGATCCGGCATTGGGTGATGCGCAGCGGGCAGATGGCGGAGATTCGGGATCGGGATGTGCACACCCAACCCAAGCCGCGGCTGGGCGGGGCGGCGATGTTTCTGGGCTTTACGTGCGCGGTGTGGTTGGCGCACCAATTGCCGGCGCTGACCCGCGGCTTTAAGCCCATCACCCCGGAAATGGATGCGGTGATGTGGGGCGCGGTGGTGATCGTGATCGTGGGCGTGATCGACGATCTGATTGAGATCGACGCCCTGACCAAGCTTATCGGGCAGGTGCTGGGGGCGGTGATCATGAGCATGGTGGGGCTGTCATGGACGCTGCTGTATGTGCCGTTCGGCGATGGGACCACTGTGGTGTTGGATCAGGTGCAGGGCTCCATAGTCACCTCCGTGTTTACGGTGATGCTGATCAATGCCATGAACTTTGTGGACGGCTTGGACGGGCTGGCGGCCGGATTGGGCATGATCGCGGGGCTGGCCATCCTGGTGTTTTCGCTGACGGTGCTGCACGATCAGGGCGGTACCGTGTCCGCCTATCCGCCGGCGATTATCGCGGCGGCGCTGGTGGGAATGTGCCTGGGCTTTTTGCCACATAATTTCGAACCCTCGCGGATTTTTATGGGGGATTCCGGGTCCATGCTTATTGGGCTATTGCTGGCGGCGGCTTCTACCTCGGCCTCCGGGAAGATCAATATGAGCCTGTATGGGACCGCGGATTTTATCGCCGTGATGTCGCCGTTTATCGTGGTGGCGGCCGCGATCTTCGTACCCGTGCTCGATTTGGTCATGGCCGTGGTGCGGCGGGTATCCAAGGGCCGTTCGCCGTTTAGCGCCGATAAGATGCACCTGCACCATCGTCTGCTGGAGCTGGGGCACACGCACCGCAGGGTCGTTTTGGTGCTGTACACCTGGGTGTCCGTGGTGGCCTTCGGGGCGGTGTCCTTTACGGTGTTTCCCTCCGGCTTCGCCTTTATTGGCGTTGGCATGGGTTTGCTGATCGCCGCGGCGCTGACGGTGCGGCCGGCGTTGGATGCGCGGCGTCGAAACGCGGCGGTGGCCCACCGAAAACACGCGGCGCACGCACGGTAG